From a single Bacillota bacterium genomic region:
- a CDS encoding flagellar basal body-associated FliL family protein, translated as MEVVMAAKKAGAEGASGGGKSKTIIFLVIGVVLGAVVAFGASTMILGKNKGEKKEEKTLPEHTIELDEFVVNLADGSHYAKVSIALGLEKPMEGGGEHGKLDAKILAPIRDTVITVLSSKSMEQLVSSEGKAKLKEELKEKLNELLGKEVVKEVYFTALTLQ; from the coding sequence ATGGAGGTCGTTATGGCAGCAAAGAAAGCAGGCGCGGAAGGTGCTTCTGGTGGCGGAAAGAGCAAGACGATTATCTTCCTGGTCATCGGCGTTGTGCTCGGAGCAGTAGTAGCGTTCGGGGCGAGCACGATGATTCTGGGCAAAAACAAAGGGGAAAAGAAAGAGGAGAAAACCCTGCCCGAACACACCATTGAGCTGGACGAGTTTGTGGTGAACCTCGCCGACGGCTCGCATTACGCAAAGGTGTCCATCGCGCTGGGTCTGGAGAAGCCGATGGAAGGCGGCGGTGAACACGGCAAACTGGACGCAAAGATACTTGCGCCTATCCGGGATACGGTCATCACGGTGCTGTCCAGCAAGAGCATGGAACAGCTGGTCAGCAGTGAGGGCAAGGCGAAGCTCAAAGAGGAGCTCAAGGAGAAGTTGAACGAGTTGCTGGGTAAAGAGGTGGTAAAGGAGGTCTACTTTACCGCACTCACGTTGCAGTAG
- the fliN gene encoding flagellar motor switch protein FliN, protein MASLNLEHINTITGKQDSLWGTVSIALSEAINRQATLSSPLTTLLPVSELENAFAGKRVYGVATLQTTSAYTLLIVLETSSAELLADIAAGGDGSSPPQEIDEGGLQILQQVLFVIANGLAQSFANLTNNECNILQVECRYEPVEPPVEWLTQDNLVRLDAVLHIDGSPIGAMAVLGDERFALWLAGEETDSPSAQADAVAGASPFQTLDEATTASSQPFVPLAQAASQTLPAGIELILDVPLELTVELGRKRMFIKEVLELTIGSIVELDRIAGEPVDVLVNGRIMARGEVVVIEDNFGIRITEIINPQEQLVEISRRAVA, encoded by the coding sequence ATGGCATCTTTGAACCTGGAACATATCAACACAATCACCGGCAAGCAGGATAGCCTGTGGGGGACGGTGTCGATAGCACTGTCGGAAGCGATTAACCGACAGGCGACCCTTTCGTCCCCTCTCACCACCCTGCTTCCGGTTTCAGAGTTAGAAAACGCTTTTGCAGGCAAGCGCGTCTACGGCGTAGCCACTTTGCAGACCACCAGTGCCTACACTCTGCTCATCGTTTTGGAGACTTCTTCTGCTGAGTTGCTGGCGGACATCGCTGCCGGAGGGGACGGTTCCAGCCCGCCGCAGGAGATCGATGAAGGCGGTCTGCAGATCCTGCAACAGGTGCTGTTTGTGATTGCGAACGGTTTGGCACAGTCATTCGCTAATCTGACAAACAATGAATGTAACATATTGCAGGTAGAGTGTCGCTATGAGCCTGTTGAGCCGCCTGTGGAGTGGCTCACTCAGGACAATCTGGTGCGTCTGGACGCGGTGTTACACATCGACGGCAGCCCTATCGGCGCGATGGCTGTGCTTGGCGATGAGCGGTTCGCCCTGTGGCTGGCAGGCGAAGAGACCGACTCGCCGTCGGCACAGGCAGATGCCGTTGCCGGAGCCAGCCCCTTCCAGACATTGGATGAGGCAACAACCGCATCCTCTCAGCCTTTTGTGCCGCTGGCTCAAGCGGCTTCCCAGACGCTGCCCGCAGGCATTGAACTGATACTGGACGTTCCCCTCGAGCTCACCGTCGAGCTGGGGCGCAAACGGATGTTTATCAAGGAAGTGCTGGAGCTGACCATCGGCTCCATTGTGGAACTCGACAGGATAGCGGGCGAGCCGGTGGATGTTCTGGTGAACGGACGCATCATGGCACGCGGGGAGGTGGTGGTTATCGAGGACAACTTCGGCATCCGCATCACCGAGATTATCAACCCGCAGGAGCAGTTAGTCGAGATTAGCCGGAGAGCGGTGGCATGA
- a CDS encoding OmpA family protein yields MTRARRSTRRHENVDRWLITYADMITLLVALFIMLYAMSAVNQEKFGALAQSMRREFQALPEHNGGKIIGTGQIVGPLEQQASQLQRFLEDTGLQTQVRVRHEERGLVISLLSDGTLFDLGSAELKPSARQVLDRVAQVLRAVPNPVLIEGHSDNLPIRTAQYPSNWELSAARAARVLRYLVQKGGIPSQRLIAAGYADTRPLVPNNSPANRAQNRRVDIAILKTSQNALRFGSR; encoded by the coding sequence ATGACCAGAGCACGCAGGAGCACAAGGCGGCATGAAAACGTCGACCGCTGGCTCATTACCTACGCCGATATGATTACCCTGCTCGTGGCGCTATTCATTATGCTGTACGCGATGTCGGCGGTGAATCAGGAAAAGTTCGGCGCGCTGGCTCAGTCCATGCGGCGCGAGTTTCAGGCGCTGCCCGAACACAACGGGGGCAAGATTATCGGCACAGGGCAGATTGTGGGCCCTCTGGAGCAGCAGGCATCGCAACTGCAACGATTTCTGGAGGATACCGGTCTGCAAACGCAGGTGCGCGTCCGGCATGAGGAGCGCGGGCTGGTCATCTCGTTGCTCAGCGACGGCACTCTGTTTGACCTCGGCAGTGCAGAGCTGAAGCCATCTGCCCGTCAGGTGCTGGATCGGGTGGCTCAGGTGCTTCGCGCGGTGCCGAACCCTGTGCTGATTGAAGGGCACAGCGACAACCTGCCCATCCGCACCGCGCAATATCCGTCCAACTGGGAGCTTTCGGCGGCACGCGCCGCACGGGTGCTGCGCTATCTGGTGCAGAAAGGGGGCATCCCCTCACAGCGTCTGATTGCCGCAGGCTATGCCGACACACGTCCTCTGGTGCCGAACAACTCGCCGGCGAACCGTGCGCAGAACCGTCGCGTGGATATCGCCATCCTCAAAACCTCGCAGAACGCTCTAAGATTCGGTTCGCGCTGA
- a CDS encoding flagellar motor protein — translation MDSTTVGGLVIGVGCLVAALWLEGGHLQQLVNLPAALIVLGGTFGATLIGLSVQQLRDLPHILRQALVRPSIDIPQTIRWLVTLSEKARRDGLLALEADANAASDEFLKRALQLAIDGTDPELVRDILQLEITFLEERHRQGEQVFTSMGGYAPTMGVLGTVMGLIHMMSRIENPSQMGPAIATAFVATLYGVSSANLLFLPIANKLRTRHAEEVLLREVIVEGVLAIQSGENPRIVEQRLRAFLSQRQKRALPALRWHIHDDQSTQEHKAA, via the coding sequence ATGGACAGCACCACTGTCGGCGGGCTGGTCATTGGCGTTGGCTGTTTGGTCGCTGCCCTCTGGCTGGAAGGAGGGCATCTACAGCAGCTGGTGAACCTGCCTGCCGCGTTAATCGTGCTGGGCGGCACATTTGGAGCCACCCTCATCGGCTTGAGCGTTCAGCAGTTGCGCGACCTGCCCCATATTTTGCGTCAGGCTCTGGTTAGACCATCTATAGACATCCCGCAGACCATCCGCTGGCTGGTAACGCTATCGGAAAAAGCGCGCCGCGACGGACTGCTTGCGCTGGAAGCCGACGCGAACGCCGCTTCCGACGAGTTCCTCAAACGCGCCCTGCAACTGGCGATAGACGGCACAGACCCGGAACTGGTACGCGACATCCTGCAACTGGAGATTACCTTTCTGGAAGAACGACACCGCCAGGGCGAACAGGTCTTCACCAGCATGGGCGGTTATGCTCCCACCATGGGCGTGCTGGGCACGGTGATGGGGCTGATACACATGATGTCTCGCATTGAAAACCCCAGCCAGATGGGCCCCGCTATCGCCACGGCGTTCGTCGCCACACTCTACGGAGTGAGCTCCGCCAACCTGCTGTTCCTGCCCATCGCGAACAAGCTGCGCACACGCCACGCCGAAGAGGTGCTTTTGCGTGAGGTCATCGTGGAAGGCGTTCTGGCGATTCAATCGGGAGAAAACCCGCGTATTGTGGAACAACGCTTACGGGCGTTTCTCTCACAACGTCAGAAGCGTGCCCTACCCGCGTTGAGGTGGCATATACACGATGACCAGAGCACGCAGGAGCACAAGGCGGCATGA
- a CDS encoding anhydro-N-acetylmuramic acid kinase, which translates to MAHPKPAGMVIGLMSGTSMDGIDAALVDICEAGDTLQVNTLAFQATPYPPDVQADLLRTIRGETGVAEICHLNFLLGELFADAALQLMRHAKVSPEQLLCIASHGQTVWHQPEPIEWQGRAIRSTLQIGELAVIAERTGVPTVGDFRTADVAAGGQGAPLVPYVDYLLFRHPEEGRILLNIGGIANLTAIAANASPEQVVAFDTGPGNALINVAMEIASGGKYRYDPEGSFAQRHPVREEWLNELLRHPYFAQPPPKSTGRETFGEAMVRKLLRRYKTANAELLVPVLTELTARSIADAVRRFVFVKMPASRLIVSGGGVHNRTLMKRLRELLPELQVETSDRYGIHPDAKEAVAFAVLGYQRMRGRTNNLPAATGAQRAVIMGKLCLPSPK; encoded by the coding sequence ATGGCACACCCCAAACCCGCCGGTATGGTCATCGGTTTGATGTCTGGCACCAGCATGGACGGTATCGACGCCGCGCTGGTGGACATCTGCGAGGCGGGCGATACCCTTCAGGTGAACACGCTGGCGTTCCAAGCCACACCCTATCCCCCCGATGTGCAGGCGGATTTGCTGCGCACCATCCGCGGGGAAACAGGCGTCGCCGAAATCTGCCACCTGAACTTCCTGTTGGGCGAACTGTTCGCCGATGCGGCGTTGCAGCTGATGCGGCACGCGAAGGTATCCCCCGAGCAGCTGCTGTGCATCGCCTCGCACGGGCAGACGGTGTGGCACCAGCCTGAGCCGATAGAGTGGCAGGGAAGGGCGATTCGCTCCACCCTGCAAATCGGCGAGCTGGCGGTGATTGCGGAACGCACCGGCGTGCCCACCGTCGGTGACTTTCGTACGGCGGACGTAGCGGCAGGCGGTCAGGGCGCGCCTCTGGTTCCGTATGTGGATTATCTGCTCTTTCGTCACCCTGAAGAGGGGCGCATTCTGCTGAATATCGGCGGCATTGCCAACCTCACCGCCATCGCTGCGAACGCCTCGCCGGAGCAGGTGGTTGCCTTCGACACAGGACCCGGCAACGCATTGATTAACGTGGCGATGGAGATTGCCAGTGGGGGCAAATACCGATACGACCCCGAAGGCTCCTTCGCGCAGAGGCACCCGGTGCGCGAGGAGTGGCTGAACGAACTGTTGCGGCATCCTTACTTTGCGCAACCACCACCGAAGTCTACCGGACGCGAGACCTTCGGCGAGGCAATGGTGCGCAAACTGCTGCGCCGCTACAAGACTGCTAACGCCGAACTGCTGGTGCCCGTTCTTACCGAACTCACCGCCCGCAGCATCGCCGACGCCGTCCGCCGATTCGTTTTCGTGAAGATGCCAGCCAGTCGGCTGATAGTCTCCGGGGGTGGCGTGCACAACCGCACACTCATGAAGCGATTGCGCGAACTGTTGCCTGAACTGCAGGTCGAGACCAGCGACCGCTACGGCATCCATCCCGATGCGAAGGAGGCGGTGGCTTTTGCGGTGTTAGGCTACCAGCGGATGCGGGGACGGACGAATAATCTGCCTGCAGCAACGGGGGCGCAACGTGCCGTCATCATGGGCAAACTCTGCCTGCCCTCCCCGAAATAG
- the fliM gene encoding flagellar motor switch protein FliM has product MVEILSQEEIEALLALLTSSEETAAAAPASTPGAAVSPVGAGKADRRTPIAYEVYDFRRPDKFSKDQLRTMQMLHETFARLFSSTLAAHLRAPVHIDLISVEQIPYDEYIRAITSSLINIFSMQPLSGQALLEIEFDVVISMIDRLLGGPGTVVKRPQPALTDIERPLVESVVDRALGSLRTAWEGIVSFTPVREGMETSAQFVQIVPPNDIVVSILFEIRVGETHGAMSLCIPYLLLKPILSKLSAQRWFSGSKRSSSQHTALIAQQIQHTRVPLVAVLGSTRLMLRQVLDLKEGDVILLTRRTNEPIDVMVGNRVKFRARPGLRGKQVVVQIESIVANHTAEKTKTAASSA; this is encoded by the coding sequence ATGGTGGAGATACTGTCGCAAGAGGAGATAGAGGCTCTTCTGGCATTGCTGACCAGCTCCGAAGAGACTGCAGCGGCTGCCCCTGCCAGCACGCCGGGGGCTGCTGTCTCGCCTGTCGGCGCAGGGAAGGCGGACCGTCGTACTCCGATTGCCTACGAGGTGTACGATTTCCGCCGCCCGGACAAGTTCTCCAAGGACCAGCTGCGCACCATGCAGATGCTACACGAGACCTTCGCGCGGCTGTTCTCCTCCACGCTTGCCGCTCACCTGCGCGCACCGGTGCATATCGACCTCATCTCGGTAGAGCAAATCCCTTACGACGAGTACATCCGGGCGATTACCAGCAGCCTCATCAATATTTTCAGTATGCAACCCCTGTCCGGACAGGCGTTGCTGGAAATCGAGTTCGATGTGGTTATCAGTATGATTGACCGCTTGCTGGGAGGGCCCGGCACGGTGGTCAAGCGTCCTCAGCCCGCTCTCACCGATATTGAGCGACCGCTGGTGGAAAGTGTGGTGGACCGTGCGCTGGGTTCCCTGCGCACCGCCTGGGAAGGGATTGTCAGCTTCACACCCGTGCGCGAGGGCATGGAAACCAGTGCGCAGTTTGTGCAGATTGTGCCTCCGAACGATATTGTGGTCTCCATCCTGTTTGAAATCCGCGTCGGGGAAACACACGGCGCCATGAGCCTGTGCATTCCCTACCTGCTGCTCAAACCCATCCTGTCCAAGCTCAGCGCACAGCGATGGTTCTCGGGCAGTAAACGTTCCTCTTCGCAACATACGGCTCTGATCGCTCAGCAGATTCAACACACGCGCGTGCCGCTGGTGGCGGTACTCGGAAGCACTCGTCTGATGCTGAGACAGGTGCTAGACCTGAAGGAAGGCGACGTGATACTGCTCACCCGGCGCACCAACGAGCCGATTGACGTGATGGTGGGCAACAGGGTGAAGTTTCGGGCACGTCCGGGCTTGCGCGGCAAACAAGTCGTTGTGCAGATAGAAAGCATCGTGGCGAACCACACCGCTGAAAAAACGAAGACAGCAGCTTCATCCGCCTGA
- a CDS encoding flagellar FlbD family protein produces the protein MIKVTRFDHSELVVNAELIETVEATPDTVITLTSGKKLVVSEDVDEIIRRVMEYRRHAYRAQQE, from the coding sequence ATGATTAAAGTGACCAGGTTTGACCATTCGGAGCTTGTGGTCAACGCGGAGTTGATAGAGACCGTGGAGGCAACGCCAGACACCGTCATCACGCTGACCAGCGGTAAGAAGCTGGTAGTCAGCGAGGACGTGGACGAAATCATCCGCCGGGTCATGGAGTATCGTCGTCATGCTTATAGGGCGCAGCAGGAATAG
- a CDS encoding flagellar biosynthetic protein FliO produces MRRVYLIFVLTVVVRQGVASPPEALFSPPPASGVPSLHLTSSPLATAHPETRPNDAALASPRPQGAQNSRDGWDALRRETLPEPVGSPTSQAWRWLVGLAVALALIKWGLPRALNGGNKGQIVQWFTRLAPPKSEGTITVLDTRFLGAGAVHLITVRGRTLLIGSTAQQVNLLMDLTEQPDSASAFDKVLAQSRPFTPEPTLADETDETRQVLRDVQQRLQQARQRLEG; encoded by the coding sequence ATGAGGAGAGTATATCTCATCTTCGTCCTGACGGTCGTGGTGAGGCAGGGGGTGGCTTCGCCCCCTGAGGCGCTTTTCTCTCCGCCCCCCGCCTCCGGCGTTCCCAGCCTGCACCTCACATCGTCGCCGCTGGCAACAGCGCACCCGGAGACGCGACCCAACGATGCCGCGCTCGCTTCGCCTCGCCCACAGGGTGCGCAAAACTCCCGCGACGGCTGGGATGCCCTGCGACGCGAAACCCTGCCTGAACCGGTAGGGTCTCCGACCAGCCAGGCGTGGCGCTGGCTGGTTGGGCTGGCGGTTGCGCTGGCTCTCATCAAATGGGGGCTACCACGCGCCCTCAACGGCGGTAACAAAGGGCAGATTGTGCAGTGGTTTACCCGCCTTGCCCCTCCGAAAAGCGAAGGCACTATTACCGTGCTGGATACCCGCTTCTTAGGAGCGGGAGCGGTGCATCTCATCACTGTGCGGGGAAGAACGCTGCTTATCGGCTCCACAGCGCAGCAGGTGAACCTGTTGATGGACCTCACCGAACAGCCGGACTCCGCGTCCGCGTTTGACAAGGTGCTTGCCCAGTCCAGACCTTTCACGCCGGAGCCAACGCTTGCCGACGAAACCGATGAGACCCGACAGGTGCTCCGCGACGTTCAACAGCGATTGCAGCAGGCACGTCAGCGACTGGAGGGGTAA